The following proteins come from a genomic window of Megalobrama amblycephala isolate DHTTF-2021 linkage group LG1, ASM1881202v1, whole genome shotgun sequence:
- the spc24 gene encoding kinetochore protein Spc24 — translation MSQNETMHDDDLEKSGEALIEFIKSSKAESALRGAREKLQEFFDHHIKTKKTTTELLNDLVHAEEVVGHKLLDLERQKSQILQEIEMMEQEVQRSLSKSHILDSEQEFLQKELEKLRDAELEIQTLQQEVDEDTTEVIPSAIYVAQLYYKVTKIKLEVDTEPHILRGVHYGADVATPINIDTSTRSPCEVSDDLWNLVNTEW, via the exons ATGTCACAGAACGAAACGATGCATGATGACGACCTTGAGAAATCTGGGGAAGCATTGATCGAGTTCATCAAGAGCAGTAAGGCAGAGAGCGCTCTTCGAGGAGCCAGAGAAAAACTGCAGGAGTTCTTTGATCACCACATCAAGACCAAGAAGACCACAACCGAGCTCTTAAATG ATCTTGTTCATGCAGAAGAAGTGGTCGGCCACAAGCTTCTGGATTTAGAGCGGCAGAAGAGCCAGATATTGCAGGAGATCGAGATGATGGAGCAGGAAGTGCAGCGGAGTCTGTCCAAAAGCCATATTCTAGACTCAGAGCAGGA ATTCTTACAGAAAGAGTTGGAAAAACTCAGAGATGCTGAGCTAGAAATTCAAACCCTGCAACAGGAAGTGGATGAGGACACAACTGAGGTCATTCCTTCAGCCAT ATATGTTGCTCAGCTCTATTATAAAGTTACCAAGATAAAGCTGGAGGTGGACACAGAGCCGCACATACTGAGGGGAG TTCACTACGGTGCGGATGTGGCAACCCCCATCAACATAGACACATCCACCCGTTCTCCCTGCGAAGTCAGCGATGACCTGTGGAACCTGGTCAATACTGAATGGTAG